One segment of Primulina tabacum isolate GXHZ01 chromosome 6, ASM2559414v2, whole genome shotgun sequence DNA contains the following:
- the LOC142549448 gene encoding eukaryotic translation initiation factor 5A-2-like: MSDEEHHFESKADAGASKTYPQQAGTIRKNGYIVIKGRPCKVVEVSTSKTGKHGHAKCHFVAIDIFNGKKLEDIVPSSHNCDVPHVNRTDYQLIDISEDGFVSLLTENGNTKDDLKLPTDENLLVQIKGGFEEGKDLVVSVMSAMGEEQICALKDIGPKN, encoded by the exons ATGTCGGACGAGGAACATCACTTCGAGTCGAAGGCGGACGCTGGTGCCTCCAAGACTTACCCTCAGCAAGCCGGCACCATCCGTAAGAACGGCTATATAGTCATCAAAGGCAGGCCATGCAAG GTCGTGGAGGTCTCGACCTCGAAAACTGGCAAGCATGGGCATGCAAAGTGCCACTTTGTGGCAATTGACATATTCAATGGCAAGAAGCTTGAGGATATTGTTCCATCCTCACACAACTGTGAT GTGCCTCATGTGAACCGTACTGATTATCAACTTATTGACATCTCTGAAGATGGTTTT GTTTCCCTTCTGACTGAAAATGGAAACACCAAAGATGACTTGAAGCTCCCTACTGATGAAAATCTGCTTGTCCAG ATTAAAGGTGGGTTTGAGGAAGGAAAAGATCTCGTGGTATCCGTCATGTCTGCAATGGGAGAAGAGCAGATATGTGCTCTTAAAGACATTGGTCCTAAGAACTGA
- the LOC142549449 gene encoding transmembrane 9 superfamily member 9-like — protein MELVGRMPHAIRLCVCFTFFLSVARAFYLPGVAPKDFFKGDTLKVKVQKLASVKTQLPYSYYSLPYCTPKKIVDSAENLGEVLRGDRIENSPYEFKMREPQICSVVCHSTLQPKDAKEFKEKIDDEYRVNMILDNLPLVMPYKRSDTDSLVYQHGFPVGVKVKYGGQKEPKYFIYNHLAFTVKYHKDEGTNAARIVGFEVKPFSVKHEYEGNWNDETRLTNCDPHAKRIVTGNDSPLEVEEQKEIIFTYDVEFQESDIKWASRWDTYLYMADDQIHWFSIVNSLMIVLFLSGMVAMIMLRTLYRDISKYNQLETQEESQEETGWKLVHGDVFRPPTNSDLLCVYVGTGVQCFGMILVTMVFAALGFLSPSNRGGLMTALLFLWVFMGLFAGYTSARLYKMFKGTEWKKITLKTAFMFPGTVFSVFFVLNALIWGEESSGAVPFGTMFGLVLLWFGISVPLVFVGSYVGFKKPTIEDPVKTNKIPRQIPEQAWFMNPVFAILIGGILPFGAIFIELFFILTSIWLHQFYYIFGFLFLVFLILIVTCAEIAIVLCYFQLCSEDYLWWWRSYLTSGSSALYLFLYAAFYFFTKLNITKPVSGVLYFGYMLIGSYAFFVLTGTIGFYACFLFTRLIYSSVKID, from the exons ATGGAGCTCGTGGGGAGGATGCCTCACGCGATCCGACTCTGCGTCTGTTTCACCTTCTTCCTCTCCGTCGCTCGAGCTTTCTATCTTCCCGGTGTTGCTCCCAAAGATTTCTTCAAG GGTGATACTCTGAAGGTGAAAGTGCAGAAATTGGCATCGGTGAAAACTCAGCTTCCATATTCCTATTATTCTCTCCCTTACTGTACACCGAAGAAAATCGTCGACAGTGCGGAAAATCTAGGAGAAGTTCTTCGTGGGGATCGCATTGAGAACTCTCCCTATGAA TTTAAAATGCGAGAACCGCAAATATGTAGTGTTGTTTGTCATAGTACTCTTCAACCCAAAGATGCAAAGGAATTTAAAGAGAAGATTGATGATGAGTATCGGGTGAACAT GATATTGGATAATCTCCCTCTAGTTATGCCCTACAAAAGATCTGACACGGATTCATTGGTGTATCAACATGGTTTCCCTGTTGGAGTGAAAGTGAAGTATGGTGGA CAAAAGGAGCCAAAGTACTTTATCTACAACCATTTGGCCTTCACTGTAAAGTATCACAAGGATGAAGGAACTAATGCTGCAAGGATCGTAGGATTTGAAGTCAAACCATTCAG TGTTAAGCATGAATATGAGGGTAACTGGAATGATGAAACAAGATTAACAAATTGCGATCCTCATGCAAAACGCATTGTTACTGGCAACGATTCCCCTCTTGAAGTTGAAGAACAGAAGGAAATTATTTTTACCTATGATGTGGAGTTTCAG GAGAGTGATATCAAATGGGCTTCTAGATGGGATACTTATCTTTATATGGCGGATGATCAAATCCATTGGTTCTCAATCGTCAACTCATTGATGATTGTTCTTTTCCTCTCGGGAATGGTGGCCATGATTATGCTTCGGACCCTCTACCGTGACATCTCCAAGTACAACCAATTGGAAACCCAAGAAGAATCCCAAGAAGAAACTGGATGGAAATTAGTTCACGGGGATGTTTTCAGGCCTCCTACAAACTCAGATTTGTTGTGTGTTTATGTTGGCACTGGTGTTCAGTGTTTTGGGATGATTCTAGTGACAATGGTCTTTGCTGCACTCGGATTCCTTTCTCCTTCAAACCGAGGGGGTTTGATGACAGCTTTGTTATTTCTCTGGGTTTTCATGGGCCTGTTTGCTGGCTACACCTCAGCTCGTCTCTACAAAATGTTCAAGGGAACGGAATGGAAGAAAATTACTCTTAAAACAGCTTTCATGTTCCCTGGAACAGTGTTTTCCGTTTTCTTTGTGTTGAATGCTCTAATTTGGGGAGAGGAATCATCTGGAGCAGTCCCATTTGGGACCATGTTTGGATTAGTCCTCTTGTGGTTTGGCATCTCTGTCCCACTTGTGTTTGTTGGTAGTTATGTAGGGTTCAAGAAACCCACTATCGAGGATCCAGTAAAAACCAATAAAATTCCAAGGCAAATACCTGAGCAGGCATGGTTCATGAACCCAGTCTTCGCTATACTAATAGGAGGCATACTCCCATTTGGCGCAATATTCATCGAGTTGTTTTTCATCCTGACGTCAATCTGGTTACATCAATTTTATTACATCTTCGGATTCCTCTTCCTGGTATTCCTCATCCTTATTGTCACCTGTGCCGAGATCGCTATAGTGCTTTGCTATTTCCAGCTCTGCAGTGAAGACTACTTGTGGTGGTGGAGATCGTACTTGACCTCAGGTTCATCTGCACTCTATCTCTTCCTTTATGCAGCATTCTACTTCTTCACAAAGCTCAACATCACAAAACCAGTATCAGGCGTTCTTTATTTCGGATATATGCTCATTGGTTCATATGCATTTTTCGTGCTCACCGGTACGATTGGATTCTATGCGTGTTTCTTGTTCACTAGGCTTATCTACTCATCTGTCAAGATTGACTGA
- the LOC142549450 gene encoding uncharacterized protein LOC142549450 encodes MLEQLLIFTRGGLILWTCKEFGNALRGSPIDTLIRSCLLEERSGVASYNYDAPGASYTLKWAFHNELGLVFVAVYQRIFHLLYVDDLLSMVKQEFSQIYDPKRTSYYDFDDVFQQLKKEAESRAEEMKKSKQVGKPANDNTLGKKQGQVQNGSIGGGNKKKNGDESGSDDGDGDKIKGRQLENGNSKKKHVGKREVPAKINATGKENGTSNTGAFDVNKLQKLRSKGGKKPDTVVSKSSKMEPAKMEPAKKITKKNRVWDDSPPKPKLDFTDPGSENGEEITSVVATDQGESMMDKEENFSSDTETEEEDTGKDNKANMGKKGWFSSMFQGIAGKANLEKSDLEPALKALKDRLMTKNVAEEIAEKLCESVAASLEGKKLASFTRISSTVQVAMEEALVRILTPRRSIDILRDVHAAKERGKPYVVVFVGVNGVGKSTNLAKVAYWLQQHKINVMMAACDTFRSGAVEQLRTHARRLQIPIFEKGYEKDPAIVAKEAIQEAHRNGSDVVLVDTAGRMQDNEPLMRALSKLIYVNSPDLILFVGEALVGNDAVDQLSKFNQKLGELSPSPNPRLIDGILLTKFDTIDDKVGAALSMVYVSGAPVMFVGCGQSYTDLKKLNVKSIVKTLLK; translated from the exons ATGTTAGAACAATTACTGATATTTACAAGAGGAGGTTTAATCCTCTGGACGTGTAAAGAGTTTGGAAATGCTCTTAGAGGGTCACCCATTGACACCTTAATTAGGTCCTGCCTTTTAGAGGAACGATCTGGTGTGGCATCGTATAATTATGATGCACCCGGTGCCTCGTACACCCTTAAGTGGGCATTTCACAATGAACTTGGGCTTGTATTCGTTGCTGTGTATCAAAGGATTTTCCACCTCTTGTATGTGGATGATTTACTTTCTATGGTTAAACAAGAGTTCTCACAGATTTATGATCCGAAGCGAACTTCATACTATGACTTCGATGACGTATTTCAGCAGCTTAAGAAGGAAGCCGAGTCTCGTGCCGAGGAAATGAAGAAATCAAAGCAGGTTGGGAAGCCTGCTAATGATAATACTCTTGGTAAGAAGCAAGGACAGGTACAAAATGGCAGTATTGGTGGaggaaataaaaaaaagaatggAGATGAATCTGGAAGTGATGATGGAGATGGTGACAAGATCAAAGGTCGCCAATTGGAAAATggaaattctaaaaaaaaacatgttggGAAAAGGGAAGTACCAGCAAAAATTAATGCTACTGGTAAAGAGAATGGGACTTCCAACACTGGGGCTTTTGATGTAAATAAGTTACAGAAGCTTAGGTCCAAAGGTGGAAAGAAACCTGATACTGTTGTAAGTAAGAGTTCCAAAATGGAACCAGCAAAGATGGAACCAGCAAAGAAGATAACCAAGAAGAACAGAGTCTGGGATGATTCACCTCCCAAGCCAAAGTTGGATTTTACAGATCCAGGGAGTGAGAATGGGGAAGAGATTACATCTGTTGTAGCTACAGATCAAGGTGAGAGCATGATGGACAAAGAAGAAAATTTCAGTAGTGATACTGAGACCGAGGAGGAGGACACAGGGAAGGATAACAAGGCTAACATGGGAAAGAAAGGCTGGTTCTCATCCATGTTTCAGGG TATTGCAGGAAAAGCAAATTTGGAGAAATCTGATCTGGAACCAGCTCTTAAAGCTCTCAAGGACAGGCTTATGACCAAGAATGTG GCGGAGGAAATAGCTGAAAAACTTTGTGAATCGGTTGCCGCAAGCCTTGAGGGGAAGAAACTAGCCTCTTTTACTAGAATTTCATCAACTGTGCAG GTGGCTATGGAAGAAGCCCTTGTTCGCATATTAACTCCCAGGCGCTCCATTGACATTCTGAGAGATGTTCATGCTGCGAAGGAACGAGGGAAACCATATGTTGTGGTTTTTGTCGGGGTTAATGGAGTTGGAAAGTCCACCAATCTTGCAAAG GTTGCATATTGGCTTCAGCAACATAAAATCAATGTGATGATGGCTGCTTGTGACACATTCAGATCAGGAGCTGTTGAACAGCTGCGTACACATGCGCGTAGGCTCCAG ATCCCAATATTCGAAAAGGGTTATGAGAAAGATCCTGCAATTGTTGCAAAAGAAGCAATTCAAGAGGCCCATCGAAATGGTTCAGATGTTGTTTTGGTGGATACAGCTGGAAGAATGCAG GACAATGAGCCATTAATGCGAGCATTGTCCAAGCTGATCTACGTTAACAGTCCAGATCTCATTTTGTTTGTTGGTGAGGCACTTGTGGGGAACGACGCCGTTGATCAATTGTCAAAGTTCAATCAG AAACTAGGGGAACTCTCACCCTCTCCCAATCCAAGATTGATCGATGGAATACTCCTTACCAAGTTTGATACCATCGATGACAAG GTGGGAGCTGCGCTGTCCATGGTTTACGTTTCTGGAGCACCTGTGATGTTTGTCGGATGCGGGCAGTCATATACAGACCTGAAGAAGCTCAATGTTAAGTCAATTGTGAAGACCCTCCTGAAATGA